The Camelina sativa cultivar DH55 chromosome 14, Cs, whole genome shotgun sequence genome includes a window with the following:
- the LOC109124965 gene encoding pentatricopeptide repeat-containing protein At1g53600, mitochondrial-like: MGLFDEMPVRATTSYNAMVTAMIKNKCDLGKSFQLFCSIPEKNAVSYAAMITGFVRAGMFDKAESLYAETPVKFRDPVASNVLLKGYLRAGKWNEAVRLFQGMAVREVVANSSMVDGYCKMGRLVDARSLFDRMPERNVITWTAMIDGYFKAGFFEDGFGLFLRMRREGDVSVNSNTLAVMFKACRDFGRYREGSQIHGLVSRMPLEFDLFLGSSLISVYSKLGYMGEAKAVFGVMKNKDTVSWNSLITGLVERGEISEAYEHFEKMPDKDLVSWTGMIMGFSKKGEISKCVELFRMMPEKDDVTWTAMISAFVSNGYYEEALCWFLKMLQKEVCPNSYTFSSVLSATASLADLIEGLQIHGRAVKMNMASDLSVQNSLVSMYCKCGNTNDAYKIFLCISEPNIVSYNTMISGFSYNGFGKKALELFSILE; the protein is encoded by the coding sequence tgttcgatgaaatgcctgtGAGAGCTACAACTTCTTATAACGCGATGGTTACGGCTATGATTAAAAACAAGTGTGATTTGGGAAAATCCTTTCAATTGTTTTGTAGTATACCTGAGAAGAATGCTGTGTCTTACGCGGCGATGATTACTGGTTTTGTTCGGGCAGGGATGTTTGACAAGGCGGAGTCTTTGTATGCTGAGACACCTGTGAAGTTTCGTGATCCTGTTGCTTCGAATGTTTTGTTGAAAGGGTATTTGAGAGCAGGGAAGTGGAACGAGGCTGTTCGTCTTTTTCAGGGTATGGCAGTGAGAGAGGTAGTAGCTAATAGCTCTATGGTTGATGGGTACTGCAAAATGGGGAGACTTGTTGATGCTAGAAGTCTTTTTGATAGAATGCCTGAGAGAAATGTGATTACTTGGACTGCTATGATTGATGGGTATTTTAAAGCTGGTTTTTTTGAAGATGGGTTTGGTCTTTTTTTAAGAATGAGAAGGGAAGGGGATGTCAGTGTTAATTCTAACACTTTGGCTGTCATGTTTAAAGCTTGTCGTGATTTTGGCAGATATCGAGAAGGAAGTCAGATTCATGGGTTAGTTTCACGCATGCCTCTCGAGTTTGATCTGTTTCTAGGGAGTTCGTTGATTTCAGTGTACTCTAAGCTTGGTTATATGGGAGAGGCCAAAGCAGTGTTTGGCGTAATGAAAAATAAAGACACTGTTTCTTGGAATTCCTTGATCACTGGTCTTGTTGAGCGCGGAGAAATTTCTGAAGCTTATGAACATTTCGAGAAGATGCCAGATAAAGACTTGGTATCCTGGACAGGTATGATCATGGGATTTTCTAAAAAAGGAGAAATCTCTAAATGTGTAGAGTTGTTTAGAATGATGCCTGAGAAGGACGATGTGACATGGACTGCTATGATATCTGCATTTGTGAGCAATGGATATTATGAGGAGGCGCTTTGCTGGTTTCTTAAGATGCTCCAGAAAGAGGTTTGTCCAAATTCCTACACTTTCAGTAGTGTCCTCAGCGCAACTGCTAGTTTGGCGGATTTAATTGAAGGACTTCAGATCCACGGTAGAGCTGTGAAGATGAACATGGCGAGTGACTTGTCAGTTCAGAATTCTTTGGTATCAATGTATTGCAAATGCGGGAACACAAATGACGCTTACAAGATCTTCTTATGCATCAGTGAGCCTAATATTGTTTCTTATAACACAATGATCAGCGGGTTTTCCTATAACGGTTTCGGGAAGAAAGCTCTAGAGTTGTTTTCCATATTGGAA